From Phycodurus eques isolate BA_2022a chromosome 1, UOR_Pequ_1.1, whole genome shotgun sequence, one genomic window encodes:
- the cenpl gene encoding centromere protein L, with translation MCFVFRRSSVWIGVADMVPVRKSVERTPNSVVQRSSKSRSYRQSCQSLMAASRLCLTRALTSLRLNTNRRAPKSDNIIDKVNPQHLDSLMKREWQLSYVTPLYRFRYTQLKSYARQLSAFLAAEKQQGLAVEVGGTVCFSVSFSVVQGLVETDDDAEAILIEIYSKPLFTRKDEPLKTVWSGWLACINGNPDYINSLPKEFICLPLFGSSGTEALTALVKSWFQKNFDCCFGLLEISHTSLQWLVALWTNCHTESNVKQLKMIWTLPVKPLLHVTYAVNPVDAWELWSSVRRDPSQEVEEQDNIHLEEVMRLMKGLLSQFYRHFKVDLSAGSLSHVSTALGTAKCSGRIKISNSKCMTTTLMMLTECALLKMPI, from the exons tGTGGAGAGAACCCCCAACAGTGTTGTCCAGAGAAGTAGTAAAAGTAGGAGCTACAGACAGTCCTGCCAGAGCCTGATGGCAGCTTCACGTCTATGCTTGACAAGGGCACTAACGTCACTGCGGCTCAACACAAACAGAAGAGCACCAAAGTCGGACAATATCATT GATAAGGTCAACCCTCAGCATTTGGACTCTCTGATGAAAAGAGAATGGCAGCTGTCCTATGTCACACCCCTCTACCGATTCCGCTACACCCAGCTGAAGAGCTACGCCAGGCAACTCTCTGCATTTCTGGCTGCAGAGAAACAGCAAGGTCTGGCAGTGGAGGTGGGCGGTACAGTATGCTTCAGCGTCTCCTTCTCTGTGGTTCAGGGCCTGGTTGAGACAGATGATGATGCAGAGGCCATCTTAATAGAG ATCTACTCGAAGCCCTTGTTTACCAGGAAGGATGAGCCACTGAAGACAGTATGGAGTGGCTGGCTTGCATGCATCAATGGCAACCCTGACTACATTAACTCACTTCCAAAAGAGTTCATTTGTCTACCACTATTTGGCAGCAGCGGGACAGAGGCACTCACTGCTTTGGTCAAATCATGGTTCCAGAAGAACTTTGACTGCTGCTTTGGCTTGTTGGAGATCAGCCACACCAGCTTGCAGTGGTTGGTGGCATTATGGACCAACTGCCACACAGAGTCCAATGTCAAGCAACTCAAAATGATTTGGACTCTTCCAGTTAAGCCACTGCTTCATGTCACCTATGCTGTAAACCCTGTTGATGCTTGGGAGCTATGGAGCAGTGTGAGACGGGATCCATCACAAGAGGTGGAAGAACAAGACAATATTCATCTAGAGGAGGTGATGAGGCTCATGAAGGGGCTCCTAAGCCAATTCTACCGACACTTCAAGGTGGATCTTTCAGCTGGGAGCCTGAGCCATGTGTCTACAGCGCTGGGCACAGCCAAATGTAGCGGAAGGATCAAG ATTTCCAACAGCAAATGCATGACCACAACGCTGATGATGCTGACCGAATGTGCCCTCCTCAAAATGCCCATTTAA
- the LOC133410458 gene encoding FUN14 domain-containing protein 1: MASVDIREGREEPESEEEVYEVVDLTEYARRHQWWSRVFGNNSGPIAEKYSVATQLMMGGLTGWCAGYVFQRVGKVAATAVGGGFLLLQIANHSGYVQVDWKKVEKDVNKAKKHLKQKANKAAPELNTCIEEATDFVKRNIVLSSGFVGGFFLGLAS, encoded by the exons ATGGCgagcgtggacatcagggaag GCCGGGAAGAGCCAGAGAGTGAAGAGGAGGTGTACGAGGTGGTGGATCTGACAGAATATGCTCGGCGGCATCAGTGGTGGAGCCGGGTATTTGGTAACAACTCGGGCCCAATAGCCGAGAAGTACTCCGTGGCAACCCAGCTCATGATGGGAGGGCTCACTGGATG GTGTGCCGGTTATGTCTTCCAGAGAGTTGGGAAGGTAGCGGCCACTGCTGTTGGTGGAGGGTTCCTCCTTTTACAG ATTGCCAATCACAGTGGATACGTGCAGGTGGACTGGAAGAAGGTGGAGAAGGATGTCAACAAAGCAAAGAAACACCTAAAGCAGAAAGCAAACAAAGCAGCCCCTGAGCTAAACACATGCATTGAGGAG GCCACAGATTTTGTAAAGAGAAACATCGTCTTGTCCAGTGGCTTTGTTGGAGGATTTTTCCTGGGTTTGGCCTCCTAA